From a region of the Vidua macroura isolate BioBank_ID:100142 chromosome 3, ASM2450914v1, whole genome shotgun sequence genome:
- the MDH1 gene encoding malate dehydrogenase, cytoplasmic produces the protein MGEPVRVLVTGAAGQIAYSLLYSIAKGDVFGKDQPLILVLLDITPMMTVLEGVVMELQDCALPLLREVIPTDKEEVAFKDLDIAILVGSMPRREGMERKDLLKANVKIFKSQGAALDKYAKKTVKVVVVGNPANTNCLIASKSAPSIPKENFSCLTRLDHNRAKSQIALKLGVTANDVKNVIIWGNHSSTQYPDVNHAKVNVKGKEVGVYEAIKDDSWLKGDFILTVQQRGAAVIKARKLSSAMSAAKAICDHVRDIWFGTPAGEFVSMGVISDGNSYGVPEDLLYSFPVVIKDKTWKFVEGLPINDFSREKMDLTAKELTEEKETAVEFLSSA, from the exons ATG GGTGAACCTGTCAGAGTGCTGGTGactggagcagctgggcagaTTGCTTACTCGCTCCTCTACAGCATTGCCAAGGGCGATGTCTTCGGCAAAGACCAG ccTCTTATTCTTGTGCTGCTGGACATCACTCCTATGATGACGGTACTGGAAGGTGTGGTGATGGAGCTGCAGGACTGTGCTCTGCCGCTGCTCAGAG aggTCATTCCAACAGACAAGGAAGAAGTTGCATTCAAAGACCTCGACATAGCAATTCTGGTTGGCTCCATGCCAAGGAGAGAGGGCATGGAGAGGAAGGATTTACTCAAAGCAAATGTGAAAATTTTCAAGTCTCAGGGTGCAGCCTTGGACAAGTATGCCAAAAAGACTGTCAAG GTTGTGGTTGTTGGGAATCCAGCGAATACCAACTGCCTGATTGCATCAAAGTCAGCCCCATCCATACCAAAGGAAAATTTCAGCTGTTTAACTCGTTTGGATCACAACAGAGCCAAATCTCAG ATTGCTCTGAAACTTGGTGTGACTGCTAATGATGTGAAGAATGTCATCATCTGGGGCAACCACTCCTCCACTCAATATCCTGATGTTAACCATGCGAAGGTAAatgtgaaaggaaaggaagttgGAGTCTATGAAGCTATAAAAGATGACAGCTGGCTGAAGGGAGACTTTATCCTG ACTGTTCAGCAACGTGGAGCAGCTGTTATTAAGGCCAGGAAGCTGTCCAGTGCCATGTCAGCTGCCAAAGCTATCTGTGATCATGTGAGGGACATCTGGTTTGGCACTCCAGCG GGGGAGTTTGTTTCAATGGGAGTAATTTCTGATGGCAATTCTTACGGTGTTCCTGAAGACCTGCTGTATTCATTCCCTGTTGTGATCAAG GACAAGACCTGGAAGTTTGTTGAGGGTCTTCCTATTAATGATTTTTCTCGTGAGAAGATGGATCTTACTGCTAAGGAGTTAACTGAAGAGAAGGAGACTGCAGTGGAATTCCTCTCCAGTGCATGA